From Phycisphaerae bacterium, one genomic window encodes:
- the amrS gene encoding AmmeMemoRadiSam system radical SAM enzyme, protein MTSLKSLLSENTIPGDPALVFPEGDALRCVACGHRCLIKPGRAGVCRVRFNENGELRVPGGYVAGLQIDPIEKKPFYHAYPGRDAMSFGMLGCDYHCGYCQNWVTSQALRDDQAVSLPRFCSPRQLADLAVENGTPVVVSTYNEPLITSEWAVEVFKEVCARGLVCGYISNGNGTPEVLDFIRPYVDLYKVDLKGFDDKHYRELGGVLANVLDTIGRLKGMGFWVEIVTLIVPGFNDSDAELTGIAKFLAGVSRDMPWHVTAFHPDYKMQDNQRTPAATLLRAYDIGKAAGLRFVYPGNIHGGVGDRENTYCPSCNALIIRRTGFYVHENRMTTPGKCPECAADIPGVFEADAPKHSDGSGIPLPVYM, encoded by the coding sequence ATGACCTCGCTGAAGTCGCTTCTCTCCGAAAACACAATCCCGGGTGACCCCGCGCTGGTCTTTCCCGAGGGCGACGCCCTCCGCTGCGTCGCCTGCGGTCATCGCTGCCTCATCAAGCCCGGCCGCGCCGGCGTCTGCCGTGTCCGCTTCAACGAAAACGGCGAACTCCGCGTCCCCGGCGGCTACGTCGCCGGTCTCCAGATCGACCCCATCGAGAAAAAGCCGTTCTACCACGCCTACCCCGGCCGCGACGCGATGTCCTTTGGCATGCTCGGCTGCGACTACCACTGTGGCTACTGCCAGAACTGGGTCACCTCGCAGGCCCTTCGCGACGACCAGGCCGTCAGCCTCCCGCGCTTCTGCTCGCCCAGGCAGCTCGCCGACCTCGCCGTCGAAAACGGCACGCCCGTCGTTGTCTCCACCTACAACGAGCCGCTCATCACCAGCGAATGGGCCGTCGAAGTCTTCAAGGAGGTCTGCGCCCGCGGCCTCGTCTGCGGCTACATCTCCAACGGCAACGGCACCCCCGAAGTGCTCGACTTCATCCGGCCCTACGTGGACTTGTACAAGGTCGACTTGAAGGGCTTCGATGACAAGCACTACCGCGAACTCGGCGGCGTCCTCGCCAACGTCCTCGATACGATCGGCCGCTTGAAGGGAATGGGCTTCTGGGTCGAGATCGTCACCCTCATCGTCCCCGGCTTCAACGACAGCGACGCCGAGCTGACCGGCATCGCGAAATTCCTCGCCGGCGTCTCCCGCGACATGCCCTGGCACGTCACCGCCTTCCATCCCGACTACAAGATGCAGGACAACCAGCGCACCCCCGCCGCCACGCTCCTTCGCGCCTACGACATCGGCAAGGCCGCCGGTCTCCGCTTCGTCTACCCCGGCAACATCCACGGCGGCGTCGGCGACCGCGAGAACACCTACTGCCCGTCGTGCAATGCTTTGATCATCCGCCGCACCGGCTTCTACGTACACGAGAACCGCATGACCACGCCCGGCAAATGCCCCGAGTGCGCCGCCGACATCCCCGGCGTCTTCGAAGCTGACGCCCCC